Sequence from the Symbiopectobacterium purcellii genome:
CCGGAGGAGTTGGTGCAGGCGCTACGCGCGGTGCACGCGGGCGGGACCTACCTGTGCGCCGATGCGATGCGCGCCCTGCGCCATCCGCCGCAACGATCAGATGCCTTGCATGAACTCACCCCGCGTGAGCGCGAGGTGTTCGATCTGCTGGTAGCGGGTGTCAGCGTCAAAGCCATTGCCGAGCGCCTGGCGCTAAGCCATAAAACCGTGCACGTACACCGCGCTAACGTGCTTGGCAAACTGCAATGCGAATCCACCATTGAGCTGGTGCACTTTGCGTTGCAACACCATCTGATTAATAAAGCGTAATACTGCCATGTCTGCACTGCGGCGCTGCGGATTGATGCTGTTTCTGGCGCTGTTTTATGGCTTGAGCTGGCTGGCGCTGTGGACCATCAGCTTCTACCTCAATGATAACGGTCAGCAGGCGGCATTGTTATTGCCCCAGGGGCTACGTCTGGCGTTGTTGATTCTGCTGACACGCCGCTACTGGCCCGTGATCATCGGGGTAGAAACCGCCCTGCTGTTCTGGCTGCACACCCAGCAGTTGCAAACCCAGTGGGTCATTCTGGCATCGGTGTGGGTCAGTCTTCTGCCCGCCTGGCTGACCCACAGCCAATGGCATCGCTACACGTTGTACTGGCAGCGGCTCTTGCTGCTGCTGATCGCAGTTTCTCTCAACAGTCTGTTGCAAATGGCACTGCCCGGTGCCGGTTTGCCTTCGCCGCTAACCCATACGTTGCTGGCAAGCCTGACCGGCGGCGTGCTGCTGATCCCGTTTATCTACCTGATCTATGAGTATCTCAAGCAGCAACACCTGCAAAACCTGCTGGCGCAAAACCTCTCCAACCCGCCGTTACGTACCTCGCTGCTGGTCTGGTGTTCGCTGTTTTTCTCACTCGCGGTGGGCGTGCAAATCTCGTTGTCGCCGGATGTCGAGCGCTTACTGCTGATTGTGGTATTCCTGCCTAACGTGGTGATGGCCTATGCCTTTGGCTGGCAAGGCGGGGTGCTGGCGGCGATATTGGGCAGCCTGCTGATTACCATCACCCGCCAGATGAGCGGCGCGTTTCATGACATTCTCGAACTGGAGCTGTTTCTCTCCACGCAGGCGCTGCTCGGCATTGGTCTGGGTATTGCCATCAGCCGCCAGCAGCAACTCGCCCAGCGCCTGAACCGCTATCGTCAACGTCTGGAACAAGAGCTGAACAGGCGGCGTCAGTTGATGCAGCGTCTGGTGTCTACCGAAGAAGAGATTCGCAAGGATATCGCCCGCGAGTTGCATGATGATATCGGACAAAATATCACGGCAATTCAGATACAAGCGGCGATGATTACCCGCCGACCAGAACCGCTGCTGACCACGCAGGCCGCCGCGCAAATTACCCAACTGGCGCAACGTGTGCACCACACCACGCGCCAACTGTTACGTCAATTGCGCCCACCGGTGCTAAACGAGATGTCACTGGAAAAGGCGCTACACCATCTGGCGGATGAGTTTGCGTTTGCGCAACGCGGCATCGATTTCCGGCTCGATTATCGCCTACCGCAGCCGCCAACGGACGATACCGTGGTATTCACCCTTTATCGATTGGTGCAGGAACTGCTCAATAACATCAGCAAACATGCCAACGCACGCCGGGTGCGCGTTCGCCTGACCCCACTGCCCGGCATGCTGATGTTGGAAGTCAAAGATAACGGCATTGGCATACCGGAACAGGTACAGGAAGGCTTCGGCTTACGCGGCATTGAAGAACGCGTGCATGCGCTGGGTGGCGAATGGATGTTACAACGACGTAAAGGAACACGCATAATTGTTAAGTTGCCCACAAATTTGCCTTAAAGGGGGCTTGAACTAGGAATAATTCTTATCGGGTTACTACCTTATC
This genomic interval carries:
- a CDS encoding MASE1 domain-containing sensor histidine kinase, coding for MSALRRCGLMLFLALFYGLSWLALWTISFYLNDNGQQAALLLPQGLRLALLILLTRRYWPVIIGVETALLFWLHTQQLQTQWVILASVWVSLLPAWLTHSQWHRYTLYWQRLLLLLIAVSLNSLLQMALPGAGLPSPLTHTLLASLTGGVLLIPFIYLIYEYLKQQHLQNLLAQNLSNPPLRTSLLVWCSLFFSLAVGVQISLSPDVERLLLIVVFLPNVVMAYAFGWQGGVLAAILGSLLITITRQMSGAFHDILELELFLSTQALLGIGLGIAISRQQQLAQRLNRYRQRLEQELNRRRQLMQRLVSTEEEIRKDIARELHDDIGQNITAIQIQAAMITRRPEPLLTTQAAAQITQLAQRVHHTTRQLLRQLRPPVLNEMSLEKALHHLADEFAFAQRGIDFRLDYRLPQPPTDDTVVFTLYRLVQELLNNISKHANARRVRVRLTPLPGMLMLEVKDNGIGIPEQVQEGFGLRGIEERVHALGGEWMLQRRKGTRIIVKLPTNLP